In Lycium ferocissimum isolate CSIRO_LF1 chromosome 11, AGI_CSIRO_Lferr_CH_V1, whole genome shotgun sequence, a single genomic region encodes these proteins:
- the LOC132036553 gene encoding probable glutathione S-transferase has protein sequence MSKEDLLLLDFWVSPFCMRVKIAFAEKGLAYISQEEDLLGGKSELLLKSNPIYQKVPILLDNGKPIVESSNIVYYIDEKYANQNPLLPSCAYGRSRARFWADFIDKKVYEGGMAIWRSTKADELELAKKEFVDILKKLEGALGDKDYFGGDNFGYIDVIAISMTCWFHAYERFGGFKVDEECPKFDAWIKRCLKRESVASVLPDPEKVYEFVVMLRKMHGIE, from the exons ATGTCAAAAGAAGATTTACTTCTCTTAGATTTCTGGGTGAGCCCATTTTGCATGAGGGTAAAAATTGCATTTGCTGAGAAGGGTTTGGCCTATATTTCTCAAGAGGAAGATTTATTAGGAGGCAAAAGTGAATTGCTTCTAAAATCAAATCCAATTTACCAAAAAGTTCCTATTTTGTTGGATAATGGCAAGCCAATTGTGGAGTCTTCAAATATTGTGTATTATATTGATGAGAAGTATGCTAATCAAAATCCTTTGCTACCTTCTTGTGCTTATGGAAGATCCAGGGCAAGATTTTGGGCTGACTTCATTGATAAAAAG GTCTATGAAGGAGGCATGGCTATATGGAGGAGTACTAAAGCAGACGAACTAGAGCTTGCCAAGAAGGAATTTGTAGACATATTGAAGAAACTTGAGGGAGCTTTGGGTGACAAGGATTATTTTGGAGGTGACAACTTTGGATATATTGATGTCATAGCCATTAGCATGACATGTTGGTTCCATGCTTATGAGAGATTTGGAGGTTTCAAGGTTGATGAAGAATGTCCTAAATTTGATGCATGGATAAAGAGATGCCTTAAGAGGGAGAGTGTTGCTAGTGTCCTTCCGGACCCTGAAAAGGTGTACGAGTTTGTTGTCATGCTTAGGAAAATGCATGGCATTGAATAG
- the LOC132038188 gene encoding protein ALTERED XYLOGLUCAN 9-like has product MFGAVQVGLFAAGVVLFVPMGMAGWHLSRNKMLFFSCALFITLFVGVHLVPYFPSVTSFISTPSSSLPPSSFIVNRDYCFNLLHQVAFDYQELGNNNGSDSIIDSWKWVDSGNVVGCDFQKLSKNDASDLLNGSWVVVAGDSQARLVVVSLLELILGENKMESIRGDLFLRHSDYDIFVDEIGMKLDFIWAPYVSNLTDLVHGFQGKTRYPDVFVMGAGLWDMLHVNKASDYGASLRSLKDSVVLLLPVASTNDDSNVVVPIRSPNLFWLGMPKLISSMLNTDEKREKMSDVTWQAFNDELYKKKLVQQSGGPMFLLDIHSLSNNCGARCTSDGMHYNSVVYEAIVHIMLNGLLIESNQKL; this is encoded by the coding sequence ATGTTTGGTGCTGTCCAGGTAGGACTATTTGCAGCAGGTGTTGTACTTTTTGTTCCAATGGGTATGGCAGGTTGGCATTTAAGTCGTAACAAAATGTTGTTTTTTAGTTGTGCACTTTTTATCACTCTTTTTGTTGGTGTTCATTTAGTTCCATATTTCCCTTCAGTTACTTCTTTCATTTCAACACCATCAAGTTCATTACCTCCATCATCATTTATCGTAAATCGCGATTATTGCTTTAATTTACTTCATCAAGTAGCATTTGATTATCAAGAATTGGGTAATAATAATGGTAGTGATAGTATAATAGATTCTTGGAAGTGGGTTGATTCTGGAAATGTTGTAGGTtgtgattttcaaaagttgagTAAGAACGATGCGTCGGATTTGTTAAACGGATCGTGGGTTGTTGTTGCTGGTGATTCACAAGCAAGGTTAGTGGTAGTTTCACTTTTGGAGTTGATATTAGGGGAAAATAAGATGGAAAGTATAAGGGGGGATTTATTTTTGAGACATAGTGATTATGACATATTTGTCGATGAGATTGGGATGAAGTTGGACTTTATTTGGGCGCCATACGTGAGTAATTTGACCGATTTGGTTCACGGGTTTCAAGGAAAAACACGTTATCCGGATGTATTTGTGATGGGAGCAGGGCTATGGGATATGTTACATGTAAATAAAGCGTCGGATTATGGTGCTTCCTTGAGGTCTTTGAAGGATTCAGTAGTGTTGTTATTACCAGTTGCTTCAACTAATGATGATTCGAATGTGGTTGTTCCGATTCGGTCGCCCAACTTGTTTTGGTTGGGGATGCCTAAGTTGATAAGCTCAATGTTGAATACGGATGAGAAGAGGGAAAAGATGAGTGATGTAACTTGGCAAGCGTTTAATGATGAGCTTTATAAAAAAAAGCTGGTTCAACAATCTGGTGGACCGATGTTTTTGCTAGACATACATTCGTTGAGTAATAACTGCGGAGCTCGTTGCACGTCTGATGGAATGCATTATAATTCGGTTGTCTACGAAGCTATTGTACATATCATGTTAAACGGGTTGCTTATCGAATCTAACCAGAAGTTATGA
- the LOC132038189 gene encoding uncharacterized protein LOC132038189, whose protein sequence is MTQAQGKDMIISSWNIRGLNLPFKQKELKAFMLKNKVSLMAVLETRVKENKVAKVTQTLGVDWQLGFNYNYATNGRIWVGWKPAHLDLTILHTTSQVIHCYVEDKDTSFASYITFVYGFNTVGERKEMWDQLRTIYSSLTGPWLILGDFNALLSVDDRLHGNPVHITETEDFQECVNDLGLGQVTRRGCQYSWCNKRDVGDRIYSHIDWIFGNYGWFQNYSNIEADYMNPGCSDCSPIVLNTVTSFQHIKQPYKLLNVLLEQESYKRYSRRVLGPKDHWDSDLTLSKTQLLHDERTTIDQLHKWDAIQERQGKPGIGFPKIYNEHHVKLTDPIAIHQEFVLLLPVTTEEVYRALRSMPNDKAPGSDGYPVEFFRQFWPLIGQDITEVVIHFFKNGKMLKEINSTTVTLVPKVANPNYVKDYKPIASCTTLYKLISKVLMVRIKTVVDKLVGQSQSAFIEGRNILDNVIIAYELINSYSQKHVSPRCTDKVDIRKAYDSVEWALLRWSFKNMGSTSVVQPIMTCVSTFKRSLKQLRHTPDFKYHPRCARLNLVHICFADDLLMVCQADMGSLHSMLQRFYHFSEVSGLKANMEKNSLYVAGITDVLRDQMLDDFHFTLGSLPFKYLGVPLSSRKLAKSTGLMGHYVSAKSTGGLNILNFFLWNKAAICKLLWVVAKKKKRLWVLWIHAYYVKGDDFGQTPTPKQASWVVRKIFDARKWWADWFGLVGTLRQCCISRKV, encoded by the exons ATGACCCAGGCCCAAGGAAAGGACATGATTATAAGCTCTTGGAACATCAGAGGGCTTAATCTGCCCTTTAAACAAAAAGAGCTGAAAGCATTTATGCTAAAGAATAAAGTGTCTCTGATGGCTGTTTTAGAGACTAGAGTGAAAGAGAATAAGGTTGCCAAAGTCACTCAAACTCTGGGAGTAGACTGGCAGCTTGGGTTCAATTACAACTATGCCACTAATGGTAGGATATGGGTTGGATGGAAGCCTGCACATCTGGATCTTACTATCTTGCACACCACTAGCCAGGTAATACACTGCTATGTGGAGGACAAGGACACATCCTTTGCCAGCTACATCACTTTCGTTTATGGGTTCAACACTGTAGGTGAGAGGAAGGAAATGTGGGATCAGTTGAGGACAATATACTCATCCTTGACAGGTCCTTGGTTAATCCTTGGAGATTTCAATGCTTTGCTATCTGTCGATGATAGATTACATGGGAACCCTGTACATATAACTGAAACTGAGGACTTCCAAGAATGTGTTAATGATCTAGGCTTGGGACAAGTCACTAGAAGAGGTTGTCAGTACTCTTGGTGCAATAAGAGAGATGTGGGTGACAGAATTTATAGCCACATAGACTGGATATTTGGAAATTATGGGTGGTTCCAGAATTACAGCAACATTGAGGCAGATTATATGAATCCAGGGTGCTCTGATTGCTCTCCTATTGTGCTAAATACTGTTACTAGCTTCCAACACATAAAACAACCTTACAAGCTGCTCAATGTCCTGTTGGAGCAGGAGTCTTATAAGCGTTATAGTCGAAGAGTGTTGGGGCCAAAAGATCACTGG GACTCAGACTTGACCCTTTCAAAGACTCAACTACTCCATGATGAGAGGACCACCATTGATCAACTACACAAATGGGATGCTATACAGGAGAG GCAAGGCAAGCCAGGAATAGGATTTCCAAAGATATATAATGAACACCATGTAAAGTTGACTGATCCAATAGCAATCCATCAGGAATTTgtg CTCCTGCTTCCAGTAACAACAGAGGAGGTGTACAGGGCCTTAAGGTCAATGCCAAATGATAAGGCCCCGGGGTCTGATGGTTATCCGGTGGAATTCTTCAGACAGTTTTGGCCCCTAATAGGACAGGATATAACAGAAGTTGTCATTCATTTCTTTAAGAATGGGAAGATGCTCAAAGAAATCAATAGCACCACAGTTACACTTGTGCCTAAGGTGGCAAATCCCAATTATGTCAAGGACTACAAGCCTATTGCCAGCTGCACCACCCTATACAAACTTATCTCAAAAGTGCTTATGGTAAGAATAAAGACAGTGGTGGATAAGTTAGTGGGGCAATCCCAGTCTGCTTTCATAGAAGGGAGGAATATTTTAGATAATGTGATCATTGCATATGAACTAATAAATTCCTATTCTCAAAAACATGTTTCTCCTAGATGCACCGATAAAGTAGATATAAGAAAAGCCTATGACTCTGTTGAATGGGCCTTGTTGAGATGGTCATTCAAGAATATGGGTTCCACTTCAGTGGTCCAGCCGATTATGACATGTGTTAGTACTTTTAAACG ATCCTTGAAGCAACTTAGACATACCCCTGATTTCAAATACCACCCCAGGTGTGCAAGGCTGAATTTGGTGCACATCTGCTTTGCAGATGACCTACTTATGGTGTGTCAAGCTGATATGGGGTCCCTGCACTCAATGCTACAAAGGTTTTACCACTTCTCAGAGGTGTCTGGGCTCAAAGCAAACATGGAAAAGAATTCATTGTATGTGGCTGGGATCACTGATGTTCTTAGGGACCAGATGCTGGATGACTTCCACTTCACACTAGGGAGCCTGCCATTTAAATACTTAGGTGTTCCTCTGTCATCTAGAAAATTGGCA AAAAGCACTGGTCTCATGGGACACTATGTGTCAGCCAAGTCCACTGGTGGGTTGAATATCCTGAATTTCTTTTTGTGGAATAAAGCTGCTATCTGCAAATTGCTATGGGTTGttgcaaagaaaaaaaagagactGTGGGTGTTATGGATTCATGCTTATTATGTGAAAGGTGATGATTTTGGGCAGACTCCAACCCCCAAGCAGGCTAGCTGGGTGGTTAGGAAAATATTTGACGCAAGGAAGTGGTGGGCTGATTGGTTTGGATTGGTTGGGACACTTAGACAATGCTGTATCAGCCGGAAAGTTTAG
- the LOC132038190 gene encoding extensin-like, translating to MAKFYNISIFAALFLFTFTTSFEIALSLSPTPSPQHKNPTSQHNSHLTPTNALENPHSPYSIPTVEIVYPLSEVKISPKPSPNKPLPSHLAPKSSTITIHQRRSNWGQLAPKSSIKQNLSPKPVEKHTSNSILAPHSHVFSSKPIPHSTTKVTKTSPPKFKLAPRPTPRKYFPTHLAPGIPISKQNLSPKPIEKHTSKSILAPHSHVLSSKPIPHSTTKVTKTSPSKSKLAPRPTPRKYVPTHLAPKIPISKQNLSPKPSTKPTRNQGSKFFLVRPKVGSHVTTRQAKKQHIISPQLAPITYKQKVNPKLSPQSTRKFSLNTQLAPKSTVTKPNSLLSPTRHIITKSRLAPKETPKLTHKLTPKHGTH from the coding sequence ATGGCAAAGTTTTACAATATTTCCATCTTTGCAGCTTTGTTTCTCTTCacatttacaacttcatttGAAATTGCACTCTCCTTATCTCCTACACCAAGCCCGCAACATAAGAACCCAACATCACAACATAATTCTCACTTAACTCCTACGAATGCCTTAGAAAATCCACATTCCCCATATTCAATCCCTACGGTAGAAATAGTATATCCCCTTTCTGAAGTTAAAATTTCTCCTAAACCTTCACCAAATAAACCTCTTCCTTCACATTTGGCTCCTAAAAGCTCAACAATAACTATCCATCAGCGCCGATCAAATTGGGGTCAGCTGGCTCCTAAAAGCTCAATTAAACAAAATCTTTCTCCGAAACCAGTTGAAAAACACACATCTAACTCAATTTTGGCTCCCCATTCTCATGTGTTTTCTTCAAAGCCAATTCCTCATTCAACCACTAAGGTTACAAAAACATCTCCTCCTAAATTTAAACTTGCTCCTAGGCCTACACCAAGAAAGTATTTTCCAACACATTTGGCTCCTGGAATCCCAATAAGTAAACAAAATCTTTCTCCGAAACCAATTGAAAAGCACACATCTAAATCAATCTTGGCTCCCCATTCTCATGTGCTTTCTTCAAAGCCAATTCCTCATTCAACCACTAAGGTTACAAAAACATCTCCTTCTAAATCTAAACTTGCTCCTAGGCCTACACCAAGAAAGTATGTTCCAACACATTTGGCTCCTAAAATCCCAATAAGTAAACAAAATCTTTCTCCAAAACCATCAACAAAGCCAACTAGAAACCAAGGGTCTAAGTTTTTCCTAGTAAGACCTAAAGTTGGATCTCATGTTACCACTAGGCAAGCAAAGAAGCAACATATCATTTCTCCACAGCTAGCACCAATCACTTATAAACAAAAGGTGAATCCCAAACTTTCACCCCAATCAACAAGAAAGTTTTCTCTTAACACACAGTTGGCTCCCAAATCTACAGTTACAAAACCAAATAGTCTTCTCAGTCCAACAAGGCATATTATCACTAAGTCACGTTTGGCTCCGAAAGAAACACCAAAATTGACTCATAAACTTACACCTAAACATGGGACTCATTAG
- the LOC132035902 gene encoding 1-aminocyclopropane-1-carboxylate oxidase-like, whose protein sequence is METFPVVDMEMLNTEKRAAIMEKIKDACENWGFFEVVNHGISHELMDIVEKLTKEYYNNCMEKGFKQMVASKGLEDVEVENNDLDWESSFNLKHLPVSNISDVPDLQDDYRKVMKEFANKLEKLAEQLLDLLCENLGLEKGYLKNAFYGTKGPTFGTKVANYPPCPKPELIKGLRAHTDAGGIILLFQDDKVSGLQLLKDGQWVDVPPMPHSIVVNIGDQLEVITNGKYKSVDHRVIAQTDGNRMSIASFYNPGSDAIIFPAPQLIEKAEKLEKDKFLKYPKFMFEDYMKLYASLKFQAKEPRFEAMKAAEFIC, encoded by the exons aTGGAGACCTTCCCAGTGGTTGACATGGAGATGCTTAACACTGAAAAAAGGGCTGCAATTATGGAGAAAATAAAGGATGCTTGTGAGAACTGGGGGTTCTTTGAG GTGGTGAATCATGGGATCTCTCATGAGCTTATGGACATTGTGGAGAAGCTAACAAAGGAATATTACAACAATTGTATGGAAAAAGGGTTCAAGCAAATGGTGGCAAGCAAAGGGCTTGAGGATGTTGAGGTTGAGAACAATGATTTGGACTGGGAAAGCTCTTTCAACTTGAAACACCTTCCTGTTTCAAACATCTCTGATGTTCCTGATCTTCAAGATGATTACAG GAAGGTGATGAAGGAATTTGCAAATAAACTAGAGAAATTAGCAGAACAACTCTTGGACTTACTTTGTGAGAACCTTGGACTTGAAAAAGGTTATTTAAAGAACGCTTTTTATGGTACAAAAGGTCCAACATTTGGTACAAAGGTTGCAAATTATCCACCTTGTCCAAAACCAGAACTCATAAAGGGCCTAAGGGCTCACACTGATGCAGGTGGCATCATTCTTTTGTTCCAAGATGACAAAGTTAGTGGACTACAACTCCTAAAAGATGGTCAATGGGTTGATGTCCCACCAATGCCCCATTCCATTGTTGTCAACATTGGTGACCAACTAGAG GTGATCACAAATGGAAAATACAAGAGTGTGGATCACAGAGTGATAGCTCAAACAGATGGAAATAGGATGTCAATAGCATCATTTTACAATCCAGGGAGTGATGCTATTATTTTTCCAGCACCACAATTGATTGAGAAAGCAGAAAAATTAGAGAAAGACAAATTTCTAAAGTATCCCAAATTTATGTTTGAGGACTATATGAAATTGTATGCAAGTCTCAAGTTCCAAGCTAAGGAACCTAGATTCGAAGCTATGAAGGCAGCGGAATTCATATGTTAA